CTGGCCGACAAGCTCGGTTTCACGGTCAAGAACGTCACGTACAAACTCGCCGGCCCGTTGGAGCGGCTCAGCCGTTCCAACGGCGTGATGCTCGGCGGCGCCGCGGACGGCCGGCCGGCGATCGACACCGACGCGAAAATGGCCGAGGCCATCCTGGCCTTCTCCGGCACCACCAACGGTGCGTTGTCCGTGCAGGGCTTCAAGGACCTGGAAGTACGCACCGGAAGGAAGCTGGCGGACCTGTCCAAGGGCTCCGAGGAAAAGGTCATCACGTTCGCCCAGACCCAGGCCGGACCGGTCCCGGTGATCACCTCGCCGGAGTGGTCCGGCTCGGAGACGGGCGGCCGGCGTTATGCACCGTTCACCATCAACGTGGAGCGGCTCAAGCCCTGGCACACCCTGACCGGCCGGATGCATTTCTTCCTGGACCACGACTGGATGATCGACATCGGCGAAGCCCTGCCGATCTACCGGCCGCCGCTGGACATGCACCAGCTCTTCGGCGAACCCAAACTAGGCCGGGACGGGGCCATGGAAGTGGTGGTCAGGTACCTCACCCCGCACTCCAAATGGTCCATCCACTCCGAATACCAGGACAACCTCCTGATGCTTTCGCTCTCCCGCGGCGGCCCCACGGTCTGGATGAGCCCCGCCGACGCCGAGGCGATCCAGGTCAAGGACAACGACTGGGTGGAGTGCCTGAACATCAACGGGGTCCTGGTGGCCCGGGCGATCGTCAGCCACCGGATGCCGGCCGGCGTGGTCTACGTCCACCACGCGCAGGAACGCACCATCGACGTGCCGAAGTCGGAAGCCACGGGAAGACGCGGCGGCATCCACAACTCCGTGACCCGGCTGCTGGTCAAACCCTCGCACCTGATCGGCGGCTACGCCCAGCTGGCCTACGCGTTCAACTACCTCGGCCCCACCGGCAACCAGCGCGACATGGTGGCCACCGTCCGCCGTCGATCCCAGGAGGTGCAGTACTGATGCGTGTCATGGCTCAAATGGGCATGGTCATGAACCTGGACAAATGCATCGGCTGCCACACCTGCTCCGTGACCTGCAAGCAGGCCTGGACCAACCGTGCGGGCACCGAATACGTCTGGTTCAACAACGTGGAAACCCGGCCCGGCCAGGGCTATCCGCGCCGCTACGAGGACCAGGAGCGGTGGCACGGCGGCTGGGTGCTGAACAAGCGCGGCAAGCTGGTGCTCAAGGCAGGCGGCCGGGTGAAGAAGCTCCTGGGGATCTTTGCCAGCCCCGTCCAGCCCGAACTCAAGGACTACTACGAGCCGTGGACCTACGACTACAAGACCCTCGTGGACGCGCCGCTGGGCGACGACTTCCCGGTGGCCCGGCCGAAGTCCCTGATCACCGGCAAGGACACGAAAATCACCTGGTCCGCGAACTGGGACGACGACCTGGGCGGATCCGTCGAGAACGGCCACCTGGACCCCATCGTGGAGAAGGTCCGGCGCGAGTCCGAGGACAAGATCAAGTTCGCCTACGAGCAGACCTTTATGTTCTACCTGCCGCGAATCTGCGAGCACTGCCTGAACCCGTCCTGCATGGCCTCCTGCCCCTCCGGCGCCATCTACAAGCGCGTGGAGGACGGGATCGTGCTGGTGGACCAGGACAAATGCCGCGGCTGGCGGCAGTGCGTCACCGGCTGCCCGTACAAGAAGATCTACTTCAACCACAAGACGGGCAAGGCCGAGAAGTGCACCTTCTGCTACCCGCGGGTGGAGGTGGGGCTGCCGACGGTCTGCTCGGAGACATGCGTGGGCCGGCTGCGGTACCTGGGGTTGTTCCTGTACGACGCCGACGCCGTCACCGCCGCCGCGGCCGTCACCGACCCGAAGGAACTCTACGACGCCCAGATGGACGTGCTGCTGGACCCCAACGACCCCGCCGTCCAGGCCGAGGCCCGGACCCAGGGCATCCCGGAAGACTGGATCGACGCTGCCCGGCGCTCGCCCGTGTATGCCCTGGCCAAGGTCTACAAGGTGGCGCTGCCGCTGCACCCCGAGTACCGGACCATGCCGATGGTCTGGTACGTCCCGCCGCTCTCGCCCGTGGTGGACCTGCTGCGGGACCAGGGGCACGACGGCGAGGACACCGGCAACCTCTTCGGCGCCATCGACGCGCTGCGCATCCCGGTGGAATACCTCGCGGAACTCTTCACCGCGGGGGACGCGGACCGGGTCACCGCGGTGCTGAAGAAGCTCGCTGCCATGCGTTCGTTCATGCGCGGCATCAGCCTGGGCAACGACCCCGACGACTCCATCCCTGAATCCGTGGGCATGGACGGGCAAACGATGTACGAGATGTACCGGCTGATGGCGATCGCGAAGTACGAGGAACGCTACGTCATTCCCAAGGCCCACGTGGAACAGGCTCACGACCTGGAGGAGATGGGCTGCTCGCTGGACTTCGACGGCGGCCCCGGCATGCAGGATTCCTCCCCGTTCGGCGAAGCCAGCGGCCGGCCCGTTCCGGTGGCGGTGGAAACCTTCAACGCCCTGAAGGACCGCCAAACCTCAGGCGAGGCCCCCGGTGAAACAACCCTGCGCGGCCGGGTGAACCTGCTCAACTGGGACGGCACCGGCGCTCCTCCCGGGCTGTTCCCGGAAAGACACACCCCGGGGGAGGAGCCGTGAGCCGGCGCCAGCAGGTGGTCTACCTTGCGGCGGCCTGGTGCCTGTCCTACCCGGATGAGGAACTGATCGGCAGGGCGCCGCTCATGCGGGACGCACTGGGGGAGTTCCCCGGAGCCGTCGCTGATTTCGCCGGGGTGCTGGACTTGCTGGAATCCACGCCCCTCATGGAGGTGCAGGCCCATTACGTCCGCGAATTCGACCTCGGCAAGCGCCACGCCCTGCACCTGAGCTATTGGACGGACGGGGACACCCGGCGCCGCGGCGAAGTTCTGGGCAACTTCAAGAAGACCTACCGGCAAAGCGACATCCTGGTGGACACCCGCGGTGAACTGCCCGACTACCTGCCGATGGTCCTGGAATTCGCCGCGGTGGTGGACCTGGCGGCCGGGCGGGAACTGCTGACCCGTTTCCGGGCGAGCCTGGAGATGCTCCGCTTCGGGCTGCTGCGGGACGAACTGCCGCACGCCCGGATCCTGCAGGCCGTCTGCGCCACCCTGCCCGGGAAATCGCCCGCGGACGAGCAGGCCGTGATGCGGATGGCCGGCTACGGCCCGCCCACCGAAGCCGTGGGCCTGGACCCCTACGATCCGCGACTCCTGCCCGTGAAGGGAACCTGACCATGCCGGCATTCGAAGCTGGGCCCGGATCCGCCGTCGAAATCTCCGCACTGGACACCGTGCTCTGGGGCGTCCTGCCGTACATCATGGTGGTGGTGCTGGTGGGCGGGCTGGTGTGGCGCTACAAGTACGACCAGTTCGGCTGGACCACCAGGTCATCCCAGCTGTACGAATCGAGGCTGCTCCGGATTGCCTCGCCGCTGTTCCACTTCGGGCTGCTGGCGGTGATTGCCGGGCATTTCTTCGGCCTGGTGATTCCGATGGCGTGGACGCAGGCGGTGGGAATGAGCCAGGACTTCTACCACTTCAATGCCCTGTTTGTCGGCGGCATTGCGGGAGTGGGGACGCTCGGCGGCATCATCCTGCTGATCTACCGCCGCCGCACCACCGGGCCCGTGTTCATGGCCACCACCACGAACGACAAGGCCATGTACGTGGTGCTTACCGCCGCCATTGTGTTCGGCCTCTGGACCACCCTGGCCAGCGTTTTCGAGGGTGAACACGGGCACAATTACCGCGAGACAGTGGCGCCCTGGTTCCGTTCGCTGTTCGTCCTCCAGCCGGATGTCGCGGCCATGGCGGGGGCGCCGTTCTCCTTCCACCTGCACACCCTGGTGGGCATGGCGCTGTTCGTCATCTGGCCGTTTACCCGGCTGGTCCACGCCTTCACCGCGCCGCTGCACTACCTTTTCCGCCCCTACATCGTGTACCGCTCGCGTGACGTTGCCGTCCGGCGCGGCTGGTCGCCCGTGGGGACCAGGGACAGGGACACCCGAAACCGCTGAAGTGGCTGACAGAACCCACAGCCGGCTGAATCCAAAGGAGTAAACAGTGGCTGGAACAGCACCGCCCCCCACGTCCGCGCCCGCGGGCCAGACCCGGAACCTTATCCTGGCCACCGCGGCGTCCGTGGCAGGCTTCTGGGCCTGGAACTCCGTGGCCACCCTCGGTGCCTTCTATACGCAGAACCTGCAGCTCAACCCGGCCACCACGGGCGTCCTGGTGGCTATGCCGGTGTTCGTCGGTTCGCTGGGGCGGATCGTCGTGGGCACCCTGACGGACAAATACGGCGGCAGGGCAATGTTCACCTTCGTGCTGCTCGCTTCCATCCTGCCGATCCTGCTCGTGTCCGCCGGCGGGACCTTGCGCTCCTTTCCCCTGGTGCTGGGCGCCGGACTGCTGCTCGGCGTCGCCGGAACCGTCTTCGCCGTCGGAATCCCCTTTGTGAGCGGCTGGTACGAGCCGTCCCGGCGGGGCTTCGCCACCGGCGTCTTTGGTGCCGGCATGGGCGGAACGGCGCTGGCCGCCTTCCTGAATCCCCGGCTCGTCGCCGCAATCGGGTACTTCCCCACGCACCTGCTGATCGCCGGCGTCCTCGCCGTGATGGCGGCCCTGGTCTGGTTCCTGATGAAGGAATCCCCGGGCTGGACCCGAAGCAACGCTCCGGTGCTGCCCAAGCTCCTGGACGCAGCCAAGACACCGATCACCTGGAAAATGTGCTTCCTCTACGCTGTCGTCTTCGGCGGCTTCGTCTCCTTCGCCACGTACCTGCCCACCTACCTGCGGGACGTGTACAGCTTCGATCCCAGCGGCGCCGGCGCCCGCACGGCAGGGTTCGCCCTCGCGGCAGTCCTGGCCCGCCCGGTTGGCGGTGTGCTCGCGGACAAGCTCGGGCCCAAACCGGTGGTGATCACCTCGCTCACGGCCGTCGCCGTCCTGGCGTGGGTGGTGAACCTGCAGCCCGACGGCGAGGTCCCCGCCGGCCTGACCTTCGTCGCCATGGCGGCGGCGCTGGGCCTGGGCACCGGCGGGGTGTTCGCCTGGGTGGGCGTGCTGGCCCCGCACGGAAAGGTGGGCAGCATCAGCGGAGTGGTCAGTGCGGCGGGCGGACTGGGCGGCTACTTTCCGCCGCTGGTGATGGGGGCAACGTATGACGCCGCCACCCACAGCTACTCGATCGGGCTGCTCCTGCTGGTGGTCACGGCCATTGTGGCGCTGGTGTTCACCATCTTCGGCGTCAGGGGCCGGATCAAAGCGAGTGTTGTCGCCGCCTAGGGTCAGCCGAAGGCCAGGTGCGCCAGCGTGAAGATGGCCAGCCCGGCGAGGGCGCCCACCACGGTGCCGTTGATCCGGATGAACTGCAGGTCCTTGCCCACCTGCAGCTCGATCTTCTGTGAGGTTTCCTCGGCATCCCAGCGCGCCACGGTATCCGTGATCACGCCGGCGATATCCGAGCGGTACGTCTTCACCAGGTAGCCCGCGGCGTCACCGATCCACGCGTTGACCTTGCCCGCCAGTTCGGGGTCCACCACAAGCCGGGTGCCGAAGTCGTGCACGGCGGCCTTGAACTTGACGGTCAGTTCGCTGTGCGGATCGTCGACGGCGCCAAGCAGCGCCGCCTTGATGGTGCCCCAGGTGCGGGATGCCAGTTCGCGCACCTCGGGATCGCCCAGCACCTGGGCCTTGATGCCTTCGGCCCGGGCGATCATCACCGGATCGTGCTGCAGGTCCTGCGCAAGCGACGCGAGGTAGGTGTCGATGGACTGCCGCACCTGGTGCTGCGGATCGGCCTGCACGGCCTTGGTGAACTTGAGGATCTCCACGTAGACCTTGTCTCCCACCAGTCCGTCCACGAACTGCGGAACCCATTGCGGGGACCGGTCCGACACCAGCCTGCTGACGGTTTCGTGGTTGTCCCGCACCCAGTCCACGGTCCGGTCCACCAGCAGGTCCACCAGGGTGTGATGGTGCCCGTCGGCGAAGATCCTCTCGGCGAGCCTGCCCACCGGAGGCCCCCACGGCGGAGTGAGCAGGTGCTTGCGGACCATTGACTCGATCACGGCCTGGACGTCGTCGTCGTTCAATACCTTGAACGCGCCGCGGATGACGGCGGCGCCCTCCTTCGCCACGCGCTCGGCGCCGCCGGGGCCGGACAGCCACGCGCCGGCCTTCCGCGCGATGTCCACCGAGGCGAGCTTTTCCTGCACAACCTGTTCGGAGAGGAAATTCGTCTCGACGAACTCGCCCAGCGACGCGCCGATCTGGTCCTTGCGGCGCGGGATGATGGCCGTGTGCGGGATCTTGATCCCCATGGGGTACTTGAACAGCGCGGTCACGGCAAACCAGTCCGCGAGAGCGCCCACCATGCCGCCTTCCGCCGCGGCCCGGACGTATTCCAGCCACGGGTACTGCTTCTGCAGGGCGAAGGCGACGACGAAAATCACCGCCATCACAATCAGCAGCCCCAGCGCCAGGAGTTTCATTTTCCGCAGCGCGGCGGCTTTTTCGGCATCACTGCCGGGACGGGGAGGTGCGACGGCGGCCCCGGCAGCGGGTGAGCCGGCATGCGGCGGCCTCGCTGCAGCGGGACGGGTGGTTTGTTCACTGTTCACCTGCATGTGCCCAGCCTAGTCCCGCATCCGCTGCGGGTGTCCGCTAACGTGTCACCATGACTACCGACGAGTCTGTCTCCGCCCGGCCCCTTGTCTACGCCCACCGTGGAGCCAGCGCCGCCTTCGCCGAGCACACCCGCGCGGCTTATCTCCAGGCCATCGCGGACGGCGCCGACGGCGTGGAATGCGACGTCCACCTCAGCCGGGACCAGCACGTGGTCCTGCTGCATGACGCGAACCTGGACCGCACCTCGGACGGCACCGGGCCCGTGGCCGACCGGACCCTCGAGGAACTGCGGCTGCTGGATTTCTCCTCCTGGAAGGGCGCCAGGATTCCCCTCGAGTACGGCGGAAAGTTCGACCAGCTCCTGACGCTGCCGGAGCTGCTGGACATCCTCCGCGCGGCCGGCCGGGACATCGGGCTCGCCATCGAACTCAAGCACCCCAGCCCCTACCTGCTGGCGCTGGAGGACCGGGTGCTGGAGGTGCTGGCAGCCGAGGGCTGGGATCCCGGCACCTCCAAGGTGGACAACGTCAGTGTCTCCTTCATGAGCTTCAGCCCGGATTCCGTGAAGCACCTGCTCAAGAGCGTTCCCGCAGAATTCGTCTGCCAGCTGGTGGATGACGTCAACGCCGAGGAAATCCGCGAGGAACTGGGCCTGGGAGTCATCACGGGCGGGGCCCTGGCGAACGTGATGCGTGCGGCCCAGGCGGAGGGCGAACGCATCCTGAACGACTGCGAAGTCCGGCTGGCCGGACCGGGTATCGACTACGTCCGCGAGCACGCCCGCACCGTGAAACGCTGGATGGATTCCGGCCGCAGGTTCAGGGTCTGGACCGTGGACTCGGATCAGGACGTGGCCCTGTGCCGGGAGCTGGGAATCCACGAGATCACCACCAACCGGCCGGCGCAGGTGCTGGCCCGGCTGTCCGAAAGAAGGCATCCGGTCAGCTGACGGGGTGCGCCTCTTGATAGGCGCAGCCGCACGGTTCAGGCGTCCACGCTCAGGCTCCTTCGTGCCGTTCAGGCGGCAAGGTAGCGTCAGGCGGCAAGGTCGCGCCGCCGCCATCCCGCGAAGCCCAGTGCGCCGAGCAGCGCCGCTGCAGCCGTGAGGGCAACAAGCGCCGGGATTGCGTCCGCGTCCACCGGAAGCAGCGGGCTGTGCCGGAACGGCGAGAGATCCATCAGCCATTCCGGAGCGTTCCAGAGCACACCGAATTCACCCAGTGCAATCAGTCCCAACAGCAGCACCCAGACGGCCCCCGTCATCCGGGGCAGCCATCCGAATACGGCCAGGGCGGCACTGGTCAGCACCCACGCCGCCGGAATCTGCGCCAAAGCCGCCACTGTAGACCTGCCCACCAGTTCCGCGTTGTCGACGGCGGCTGCGGCTCCGATGCCGATGGAGACCCCGGTCAGTAATTGCAGCAGCCCAACGCCGGCCAACGCCACGGCGTAGTGGCTGCCCGCCCAGCGGATGCGGGTGGTGGCCGTGCCCAGCAGGGCCTCAGTGTGCCCCGCCGATTCCTCGCTGCGGAGGTGGTTGGCGGCAGAAATTCCGTAGGCCGCCGCGAGGACCCCCATGATGCTGATCTCGGCTGCGAGGAACGCGTCGGTGAGGGCCTGCGGGCCGCCCAGCGCCCGCATCAGGTCCTGGGCGCCCGGCGAAGTCAGGAAATCGGCCACGTTGCCGACGAGCGAGCCGATGACCACCCCGAAGAGTGCAAAGGCCACGCCCCACGCCACCAGGACGCGGTACTGCAGGCGCACGGCGAGGCCAAGGACGCCGGAGAGCCTTCCGCGGGCCGGGCCGGGCCGCTCATCCCGCAGTCCGGCCCCGAGGTCGCGACGGGCCCGCAGGAGGAACGCAACAGGAACAAGGGCTGCGCAGAGGGCAACGGGCAACGAAAGGACCCACCAGTGGTCGCCGGCGTAGGCCCGGATCTGCTGGTTCCACCCGATGGGCGATAGCCAGGACCATACCGAAGGGCCGGGTTCGGCGAGGTCGCCCACTGCGCGCAGCCCGTAGGTCACGGCAATGACCCCGATGCTGAACCCGGTGGCCGCCCGGGCGCTGGCCGTCACCTGTGCCGCCACAGCTGCCACGGTGCTGTAGGCCATCCCGGTGGCGGCCCAGCCCAGTCCGAAGGCCAGTGATCCGGTGCCGGGCAGGCCGCCGACGGCGAGCGCGGCCGCCGAGAGCAACCCGGTGAGGATGCTGGTTGCAAAGCTGATGGCCAGCGCGGACACCAGCGGTGCGTCCCGTCCCAGCCGCCCGCCGCCGAGGAGTTCCAGCCGCCCGCTTTCCTCGTCCCCCCGGGTGTGCCGGATGGTGAGGATGACCATCAGCACGGCCAGGATGGCTGTCATGAAAGCGGTGTATTTGATGAGCGAAAGGGCGCCGAGCGAGGCAGGATCGTAGATCCGCCCGAACAGCGCCACCATGGACGCCGTGGCGTTCAAGGCGGTGGCGGCTGCCACCCGGCTGGGCTCGTCCGGGTACAGCCCGGCCCCGGCCGCCGCGGTCGAGTAGGCAATGATGGCGAAGCCCAGTATCCACAGCGGCAGCATCCAGCGGTCCCGCCGGAGAGCGAGCCGGAGCATAACGCCGGTGCCGGCCAGCGTTCCGTTCGTGGAGGCACGGGTCGTCGCGGTGCGGGCCTCGGCGGTGCGGGTCATCGCCGTGCCGATTCGAGCGATCCGGCCGGGCCGTAGTGGCGCAGGAACAGATCCTCCAGCGTGGGCGGCTGGCTGGTCAGGGCGTGCAGTCCGGCGGCCGTCAGGGCCTGCAGAAACGGGCCCAGCGCCACGGGGTCCACCTGGGCGCTCACACGGTGGTCCGACACCACGACGTCGTGGACGCCGGGCAGGAGATCCAGGCCCGCGGGCACGCGCGCGACGTCGGCCGTGACCGACGTCCGGGTCAGGTGCCGCAGCTGCTCCAGCGGCCCGGACTCCACCAC
Above is a window of Arthrobacter sp. FB24 DNA encoding:
- a CDS encoding DUF445 domain-containing protein, translating into MQVNSEQTTRPAAARPPHAGSPAAGAAVAPPRPGSDAEKAAALRKMKLLALGLLIVMAVIFVVAFALQKQYPWLEYVRAAAEGGMVGALADWFAVTALFKYPMGIKIPHTAIIPRRKDQIGASLGEFVETNFLSEQVVQEKLASVDIARKAGAWLSGPGGAERVAKEGAAVIRGAFKVLNDDDVQAVIESMVRKHLLTPPWGPPVGRLAERIFADGHHHTLVDLLVDRTVDWVRDNHETVSRLVSDRSPQWVPQFVDGLVGDKVYVEILKFTKAVQADPQHQVRQSIDTYLASLAQDLQHDPVMIARAEGIKAQVLGDPEVRELASRTWGTIKAALLGAVDDPHSELTVKFKAAVHDFGTRLVVDPELAGKVNAWIGDAAGYLVKTYRSDIAGVITDTVARWDAEETSQKIELQVGKDLQFIRINGTVVGALAGLAIFTLAHLAFG
- the narH gene encoding nitrate reductase subunit beta, producing the protein MRVMAQMGMVMNLDKCIGCHTCSVTCKQAWTNRAGTEYVWFNNVETRPGQGYPRRYEDQERWHGGWVLNKRGKLVLKAGGRVKKLLGIFASPVQPELKDYYEPWTYDYKTLVDAPLGDDFPVARPKSLITGKDTKITWSANWDDDLGGSVENGHLDPIVEKVRRESEDKIKFAYEQTFMFYLPRICEHCLNPSCMASCPSGAIYKRVEDGIVLVDQDKCRGWRQCVTGCPYKKIYFNHKTGKAEKCTFCYPRVEVGLPTVCSETCVGRLRYLGLFLYDADAVTAAAAVTDPKELYDAQMDVLLDPNDPAVQAEARTQGIPEDWIDAARRSPVYALAKVYKVALPLHPEYRTMPMVWYVPPLSPVVDLLRDQGHDGEDTGNLFGAIDALRIPVEYLAELFTAGDADRVTAVLKKLAAMRSFMRGISLGNDPDDSIPESVGMDGQTMYEMYRLMAIAKYEERYVIPKAHVEQAHDLEEMGCSLDFDGGPGMQDSSPFGEASGRPVPVAVETFNALKDRQTSGEAPGETTLRGRVNLLNWDGTGAPPGLFPERHTPGEEP
- a CDS encoding glycerophosphodiester phosphodiesterase, encoding MTTDESVSARPLVYAHRGASAAFAEHTRAAYLQAIADGADGVECDVHLSRDQHVVLLHDANLDRTSDGTGPVADRTLEELRLLDFSSWKGARIPLEYGGKFDQLLTLPELLDILRAAGRDIGLAIELKHPSPYLLALEDRVLEVLAAEGWDPGTSKVDNVSVSFMSFSPDSVKHLLKSVPAEFVCQLVDDVNAEEIREELGLGVITGGALANVMRAAQAEGERILNDCEVRLAGPGIDYVREHARTVKRWMDSGRRFRVWTVDSDQDVALCRELGIHEITTNRPAQVLARLSERRHPVS
- the narI gene encoding respiratory nitrate reductase subunit gamma encodes the protein MPAFEAGPGSAVEISALDTVLWGVLPYIMVVVLVGGLVWRYKYDQFGWTTRSSQLYESRLLRIASPLFHFGLLAVIAGHFFGLVIPMAWTQAVGMSQDFYHFNALFVGGIAGVGTLGGIILLIYRRRTTGPVFMATTTNDKAMYVVLTAAIVFGLWTTLASVFEGEHGHNYRETVAPWFRSLFVLQPDVAAMAGAPFSFHLHTLVGMALFVIWPFTRLVHAFTAPLHYLFRPYIVYRSRDVAVRRGWSPVGTRDRDTRNR
- a CDS encoding ABC transporter permease; the protein is MTRTAEARTATTRASTNGTLAGTGVMLRLALRRDRWMLPLWILGFAIIAYSTAAAGAGLYPDEPSRVAAATALNATASMVALFGRIYDPASLGALSLIKYTAFMTAILAVLMVILTIRHTRGDEESGRLELLGGGRLGRDAPLVSALAISFATSILTGLLSAAALAVGGLPGTGSLAFGLGWAATGMAYSTVAAVAAQVTASARAATGFSIGVIAVTYGLRAVGDLAEPGPSVWSWLSPIGWNQQIRAYAGDHWWVLSLPVALCAALVPVAFLLRARRDLGAGLRDERPGPARGRLSGVLGLAVRLQYRVLVAWGVAFALFGVVIGSLVGNVADFLTSPGAQDLMRALGGPQALTDAFLAAEISIMGVLAAAYGISAANHLRSEESAGHTEALLGTATTRIRWAGSHYAVALAGVGLLQLLTGVSIGIGAAAAVDNAELVGRSTVAALAQIPAAWVLTSAALAVFGWLPRMTGAVWVLLLGLIALGEFGVLWNAPEWLMDLSPFRHSPLLPVDADAIPALVALTAAAALLGALGFAGWRRRDLAA
- the narJ gene encoding nitrate reductase molybdenum cofactor assembly chaperone, which codes for MSRRQQVVYLAAAWCLSYPDEELIGRAPLMRDALGEFPGAVADFAGVLDLLESTPLMEVQAHYVREFDLGKRHALHLSYWTDGDTRRRGEVLGNFKKTYRQSDILVDTRGELPDYLPMVLEFAAVVDLAAGRELLTRFRASLEMLRFGLLRDELPHARILQAVCATLPGKSPADEQAVMRMAGYGPPTEAVGLDPYDPRLLPVKGT
- a CDS encoding MFS transporter, whose product is MAGTAPPPTSAPAGQTRNLILATAASVAGFWAWNSVATLGAFYTQNLQLNPATTGVLVAMPVFVGSLGRIVVGTLTDKYGGRAMFTFVLLASILPILLVSAGGTLRSFPLVLGAGLLLGVAGTVFAVGIPFVSGWYEPSRRGFATGVFGAGMGGTALAAFLNPRLVAAIGYFPTHLLIAGVLAVMAALVWFLMKESPGWTRSNAPVLPKLLDAAKTPITWKMCFLYAVVFGGFVSFATYLPTYLRDVYSFDPSGAGARTAGFALAAVLARPVGGVLADKLGPKPVVITSLTAVAVLAWVVNLQPDGEVPAGLTFVAMAAALGLGTGGVFAWVGVLAPHGKVGSISGVVSAAGGLGGYFPPLVMGATYDAATHSYSIGLLLLVVTAIVALVFTIFGVRGRIKASVVAA